In Carassius gibelio isolate Cgi1373 ecotype wild population from Czech Republic chromosome B4, carGib1.2-hapl.c, whole genome shotgun sequence, one DNA window encodes the following:
- the LOC127955928 gene encoding gastrula zinc finger protein XlCGF57.1 isoform X3, translated as MRVHTGEKPFTCYLCGKSFSHSINLKCHMKIHTGEKPNRSPPCGKSLNQSGENKIIHTTESHFPCQQCGKSFASKQSLECHKRTHTGEKPFTCKLCGKIFSYKANLKTHMRIHTGEKPFTCKQCRISFTHKVSLKTHMITHTGVKPYTCKQCGKSFSYKGTLKSHMRVHTGVKPYTCKQCGKSFSYKGTLKTHMRVHTGGKPNRSPQCEKNSNQSGENKVIHTTGSRFPCQQCGKSFASKQSLKCHKRTHTGEKPNRSPQCVKSLNQSGENKRILTCQSCGKCFTHKGKFERHMRVHTGEKPYTCKQCGKSFSLNGTLKRHMNVHYKEKPNRSPQCEKSSNQSGENKIIHTTESRFPCQQCGKSFASKQRLECHKRTHTGEKPFTCKQCEKSFSRKETLKSHMRTHTGEKPFTCKQCEKSFSYKANLKNHMRIHTGEKPFPCKQCGKSFNYNVSLKTHMITHTGEKPYTCKQCGKSFSRKGTLKSHMRVHTGEKPFTCKQCGKSFSHKGNLKTHMRVDTGGKPFTCKQFGKSFSQHRNLKRHMKVNNKEKPNRSLQCEKSFNEKL; from the coding sequence atgagagttcacactggagagaagcctttcacatgctatctgtgtggaaagagtttcagtcaCTCTATAAACCTTAAATGCCACATgaaaattcacactggagagaagcctaaTAGATCCCCTCCGTGTGGAAAGAGTTTGAATCAAAGTGGAGAAAACAAGATCATTCACACTACAGAAAGCCATTTtccctgccaacagtgtgggaagagtttcgcTTCTAAACAAAGCCTTGAATGCCACAAGagaactcacactggagagaagcctttcacatgCAAACTGTGTGGAAAGATTTTCAGTTATAAAGCAAACCTTAAAacccacatgagaattcacactggagagaaacccttCACATGCAAACAATGTCGAATAAGTTTCACTCATAAAGTAAGCCTTAAAACTCACATGATAACTCACACCGGAGTGAAACCTTACACAtgcaaacagtgtggaaagagtttcagttaTAAAGGAACCCTTAAAagccacatgagagttcacaccgGAGTGAAACCTTACACAtgcaaacagtgtggaaagagtttcagttaTAAAGGAACCCTTAAAacccacatgagagttcacactggagggAAGCCTAATAGATcccctcagtgtgaaaagaatTCGAATCAAAGTGGAGAAAACAAGGTCATTCACACTACAGGAAGCCGTTTtccctgccaacagtgtgggaagagtttcgcTTCTAAACAAAGCCTTAAATGCCACAAGagaactcacactggagagaagcctaaTAGATCCCCTCAGTGTGTAAAGAGTTTGAATCAAAGTGGAGAAAACAAGAGAATTTTAACTTGCCAATCGTGTGGAAAGTGTTTCACTCATAAAGGAAAATTTGAAaggcacatgagagttcacactggagaaaagccttacacgtgtaaacagtgtggaaagagtttcagtctAAATGGAACCCTTAAAAGGCACATGAATGTTCACTATAAAGAGAAGCCTAACAGATcccctcagtgtgaaaagagttCGAATCAAAGTGGAGAAAACAAGATCATTCACACTACAGAAAGCCGTTTtccctgccaacagtgtgggaagagtttcgcTTCTAAACAAAGGCTTGAATGCCACAAGagaactcacactggagagaagcctttcacatgCAAACAGTGTGAAAAGAGTTTCAGTCGTAAAGAAACCCTTAAAAGCCACATGagaactcacactggagagaagcctttcacatgCAAACAGTGTGAAAAGAGTTTCAGTTATAAAGCAAACCTTAAaaaccacatgagaattcacactggagagaaacccttCCCATGCAAAcaatgtggaaaaagtttcaattATAATGTAAGCCTTAAAACTCACATGATaactcacaccggagagaaaccttacacatgcaaacagtgtggaaagagtttcagtcgTAAAGGAACCCTTAAAagccacatgagagttcacactggagagaagcctttcacatgcaaacagtgtggaaagagtttcagtcaTAAAGGAAACCTTAAAACCCACATGAGAGTTGACACTGGAGGGAAACCTTTCACATGCAAACAGTTTGGAAAGAGTTTCAGTCAACATAGAAATCTTAAGAGGCACATGAAAGTTAACAATAAAGAGAAGCCTAACAGATCCCTTCAGTGTGAAAAGAGTTTCAATGAAAAGTTATAA
- the LOC127955928 gene encoding oocyte zinc finger protein XlCOF6 isoform X1: MAFIKEESEDMKIVEIFSLNHEEDPEEQTKMAFIKEESEDMKIGETFSLKHEDIEEQTDLKVLKEEREGLNETEEKDQHENLCDSITGEKSLCSLKFEKTSTRRTDQKTGNQSYYTCLQCGKSFSQKGTLKSHMRVHTGEKPFTCYLCGKSFSHSINLKCHMKIHTGEKPNRSPPCGKSLNQSGENKIIHTTESHFPCQQCGKSFASKQSLECHKRTHTGEKPFTCKLCGKIFSYKANLKTHMRIHTGEKPFTCKQCRISFTHKVSLKTHMITHTGVKPYTCKQCGKSFSYKGTLKSHMRVHTGVKPYTCKQCGKSFSYKGTLKTHMRVHTGGKPNRSPQCEKNSNQSGENKVIHTTGSRFPCQQCGKSFASKQSLKCHKRTHTGEKPNRSPQCVKSLNQSGENKRILTCQSCGKCFTHKGKFERHMRVHTGEKPYTCKQCGKSFSLNGTLKRHMNVHYKEKPNRSPQCEKSSNQSGENKIIHTTESRFPCQQCGKSFASKQRLECHKRTHTGEKPFTCKQCEKSFSRKETLKSHMRTHTGEKPFTCKQCEKSFSYKANLKNHMRIHTGEKPFPCKQCGKSFNYNVSLKTHMITHTGEKPYTCKQCGKSFSRKGTLKSHMRVHTGEKPFTCKQCGKSFSHKGNLKTHMRVDTGGKPFTCKQFGKSFSQHRNLKRHMKVNNKEKPNRSLQCEKSFNEKL, from the coding sequence ACTTAAAGGTGCTGAAAGAGGAGAGGGAAGGACTGAACGAAACAGAAGAGAAAGATCAGCATGAGAATCTTTGTGATTCAATAACTGGAGAAAAATCTTTGTGTTCCTTAAAGTTTGAAAAGACTTCCACACGAAGAACAGATCAAAAGACAGGAAATCAGAGTTATTACACTTGCcttcaatgtggaaagagttttagtcAAAAAGGAACCCTTAAAagccacatgagagttcacactggagagaagcctttcacatgctatctgtgtggaaagagtttcagtcaCTCTATAAACCTTAAATGCCACATgaaaattcacactggagagaagcctaaTAGATCCCCTCCGTGTGGAAAGAGTTTGAATCAAAGTGGAGAAAACAAGATCATTCACACTACAGAAAGCCATTTtccctgccaacagtgtgggaagagtttcgcTTCTAAACAAAGCCTTGAATGCCACAAGagaactcacactggagagaagcctttcacatgCAAACTGTGTGGAAAGATTTTCAGTTATAAAGCAAACCTTAAAacccacatgagaattcacactggagagaaacccttCACATGCAAACAATGTCGAATAAGTTTCACTCATAAAGTAAGCCTTAAAACTCACATGATAACTCACACCGGAGTGAAACCTTACACAtgcaaacagtgtggaaagagtttcagttaTAAAGGAACCCTTAAAagccacatgagagttcacaccgGAGTGAAACCTTACACAtgcaaacagtgtggaaagagtttcagttaTAAAGGAACCCTTAAAacccacatgagagttcacactggagggAAGCCTAATAGATcccctcagtgtgaaaagaatTCGAATCAAAGTGGAGAAAACAAGGTCATTCACACTACAGGAAGCCGTTTtccctgccaacagtgtgggaagagtttcgcTTCTAAACAAAGCCTTAAATGCCACAAGagaactcacactggagagaagcctaaTAGATCCCCTCAGTGTGTAAAGAGTTTGAATCAAAGTGGAGAAAACAAGAGAATTTTAACTTGCCAATCGTGTGGAAAGTGTTTCACTCATAAAGGAAAATTTGAAaggcacatgagagttcacactggagaaaagccttacacgtgtaaacagtgtggaaagagtttcagtctAAATGGAACCCTTAAAAGGCACATGAATGTTCACTATAAAGAGAAGCCTAACAGATcccctcagtgtgaaaagagttCGAATCAAAGTGGAGAAAACAAGATCATTCACACTACAGAAAGCCGTTTtccctgccaacagtgtgggaagagtttcgcTTCTAAACAAAGGCTTGAATGCCACAAGagaactcacactggagagaagcctttcacatgCAAACAGTGTGAAAAGAGTTTCAGTCGTAAAGAAACCCTTAAAAGCCACATGagaactcacactggagagaagcctttcacatgCAAACAGTGTGAAAAGAGTTTCAGTTATAAAGCAAACCTTAAaaaccacatgagaattcacactggagagaaacccttCCCATGCAAAcaatgtggaaaaagtttcaattATAATGTAAGCCTTAAAACTCACATGATaactcacaccggagagaaaccttacacatgcaaacagtgtggaaagagtttcagtcgTAAAGGAACCCTTAAAagccacatgagagttcacactggagagaagcctttcacatgcaaacagtgtggaaagagtttcagtcaTAAAGGAAACCTTAAAACCCACATGAGAGTTGACACTGGAGGGAAACCTTTCACATGCAAACAGTTTGGAAAGAGTTTCAGTCAACATAGAAATCTTAAGAGGCACATGAAAGTTAACAATAAAGAGAAGCCTAACAGATCCCTTCAGTGTGAAAAGAGTTTCAATGAAAAGTTATAA